Proteins from a genomic interval of Phenylobacterium sp. LH3H17:
- the glmS gene encoding glutamine--fructose-6-phosphate transaminase (isomerizing), with protein MCGIIGIVGNSSVQERLIDSLKRLEYRGYDSAGVAGMVDGKLQRRRAKGKIRALEDVLADAPLNATVGIGHTRWATHGAPSEANAHPHKSGRVSLVHNGIIENFAELKRELEAQGRVFESQTDTEVIAQLLDSELDKGLEPLAALKATLDRLTGAYALAVLIEGEDELVMGARRGSPLVVGYGEGEMFIGSDALAVGPFTNKIAYLEEGDYVAIDHATARIFDETGKAVERKTQVVSASAALVEKGNYRHFMEKEIHDQPEGCQRTIAAYVDALSDTTTIPGDIDFTKLDRIQIVACGTAYIAGLLGKYMIEQLAGLPVDVEIASEFRYRNPAISAQSLAIAISQSGETADTLAALRHCKAAGMKSAALVNAVQSTIAREADVVWPIHCGPEIGVASTKAFTAQVSLLTTLAVAAARARGRIDAAEENRLVRVLLEAPRLMAESINLEEAVRNIALEVSKARDVLYLGRGPMYPLALEGALKLKEISYIHAEGYAAGELKHGPIALVDEATPIVILAPFDSYFEKSASNMSEVMARGGQVIFITDPDGARHAPAGAKVVVTAPKCDPLIAPLVMSAPIQLLAYYVAVQKGADVDQPRNLAKSVTVE; from the coding sequence ATGTGCGGCATCATCGGCATCGTTGGGAATTCCTCTGTCCAGGAGCGGCTGATCGACAGCCTGAAGCGTCTGGAATACCGCGGCTATGACAGCGCCGGGGTGGCCGGGATGGTGGACGGCAAGCTCCAGCGCCGCCGGGCCAAGGGCAAGATCCGCGCCCTGGAGGACGTCCTGGCCGACGCGCCGCTGAACGCCACGGTCGGGATCGGCCACACCCGCTGGGCCACCCACGGCGCGCCCTCGGAAGCCAACGCCCACCCGCACAAGTCGGGCCGGGTCAGCCTGGTGCACAACGGCATCATCGAGAACTTCGCCGAGCTGAAGCGCGAGCTGGAGGCGCAAGGCCGCGTCTTCGAAAGCCAGACCGACACCGAGGTCATCGCCCAGCTGCTGGACTCCGAGCTGGACAAGGGCCTGGAGCCGCTGGCGGCCCTGAAGGCCACCCTGGACCGGCTGACCGGCGCCTATGCCCTGGCGGTGCTGATCGAGGGCGAGGACGAACTGGTCATGGGCGCGCGGCGCGGAAGCCCGCTGGTGGTCGGCTACGGCGAAGGCGAGATGTTCATCGGCTCCGATGCGCTCGCCGTCGGGCCCTTCACCAACAAGATCGCCTATCTGGAAGAGGGCGACTACGTCGCCATCGACCACGCCACGGCCCGTATCTTCGACGAGACCGGCAAGGCGGTCGAACGCAAGACCCAGGTCGTCTCGGCCTCTGCGGCCCTGGTGGAGAAAGGCAACTACCGGCACTTCATGGAAAAGGAGATCCATGACCAGCCGGAAGGGTGCCAGCGGACCATCGCCGCCTATGTGGACGCCCTCTCCGACACCACGACGATTCCCGGCGACATCGATTTCACCAAGCTGGACCGGATCCAGATCGTGGCCTGCGGCACGGCCTACATCGCCGGCTTGCTGGGCAAGTACATGATCGAGCAACTCGCCGGCCTGCCCGTGGACGTCGAGATCGCCTCTGAGTTCCGCTACCGCAACCCCGCGATCAGCGCCCAGTCCCTGGCCATCGCGATCTCGCAGTCGGGCGAGACCGCCGACACCCTGGCCGCCCTGCGCCACTGCAAGGCCGCGGGGATGAAGAGCGCCGCCCTGGTCAACGCCGTCCAGTCGACCATCGCCCGCGAGGCCGACGTAGTCTGGCCGATCCACTGCGGCCCCGAGATCGGCGTGGCCTCGACCAAGGCCTTCACCGCCCAGGTCAGTCTCCTCACGACCCTGGCCGTCGCCGCGGCCCGGGCGCGCGGCCGGATCGACGCGGCGGAAGAGAACCGGCTCGTCCGGGTGCTGCTCGAAGCGCCCCGCCTGATGGCGGAGTCGATCAATCTCGAGGAGGCTGTCCGCAACATCGCGTTGGAGGTCTCCAAGGCGCGCGACGTGCTCTATCTGGGTCGCGGCCCCATGTATCCCCTTGCCCTGGAAGGCGCGTTGAAGCTGAAGGAAATCAGCTATATCCACGCCGAGGGCTATGCCGCCGGCGAGCTGAAGCACGGGCCGATCGCCCTGGTGGACGAGGCGACGCCCATCGTCATCCTCGCCCCTTTCGACAGCTATTTCGAGAAGTCTGCGTCGAACATGAGCGAGGTCATGGCGCGGGGCGGTCAGGTGATCTTCATCACCGACCCCGACGGGGCCAGGCACGCGCCCGCCGGGGCCAAGGTGGTGGTCACCGCGCCCAAGTGCGATCCGCTGATCGCACCGCTGGTGATGTCCGCCCCCATCCAGCTCCTGGCTTATTACGTCGCCGTCCAGAAGGGCGCCGACGTCGACCAGCCGCGGAATCTCGCCAAGTCGGTGACGGTCGAGTAA
- the glmM gene encoding phosphoglucosamine mutase: protein MSKRAYFGTDGIRGLANSHPMTAEVALRVGLAAGKLFMSQDDRRHMVVIGKDTRLSGYMVEPALVAGFASVGMDVRLLGPMPTPGVAMMTRSLRADLGVMISASHNPYTDNGIKLFGPDGYKLSDARELEIEALMDQGLADGLAAPTKLGRVARVDDSQARYVEIAKATFPRRLSLAGLRIVIDCANGAAYKVAPVVLYELGAEVVKIGVDPNGTNINEECGSTHPEAMVRAVKEFRADIGIALDGDADRLVICDEKGRVVDGDQIMAIIADAWAKTDRLTGGGVVATVMSNLGLERYLNARSLTLERTAVGDRAVMVRMREGGFNLGGEQSGHMIMSDFSTTGDGLLAALQVLAVLKESGQPMSMLAHQFEPVPQKLENVRFSGGKPLETDQVKEVIAEAELRLNGTGRILVRASGTEPLIRVMAEGDDEKLVSQVVREIVGAVKKAAA, encoded by the coding sequence ATGAGCAAGCGCGCCTATTTCGGCACCGACGGCATCCGCGGCCTGGCCAACAGCCATCCCATGACCGCCGAGGTCGCGCTGCGCGTGGGCCTGGCGGCGGGCAAGCTGTTCATGTCCCAGGACGACCGCCGGCACATGGTGGTGATCGGCAAGGACACCCGGCTCTCGGGCTACATGGTCGAGCCCGCCCTGGTGGCCGGGTTCGCCAGCGTCGGCATGGACGTGCGCCTGCTGGGGCCGATGCCGACCCCGGGCGTGGCGATGATGACCCGCTCCCTGCGCGCCGACCTGGGCGTGATGATCTCGGCATCGCACAACCCCTATACCGACAACGGCATCAAGCTGTTCGGCCCGGACGGCTACAAGCTGTCGGACGCCCGCGAGCTGGAGATCGAGGCTCTGATGGACCAGGGCCTGGCCGACGGCCTGGCCGCCCCCACCAAGCTGGGCCGCGTCGCCCGCGTCGACGACAGCCAGGCGCGCTACGTCGAGATCGCCAAGGCCACCTTCCCGCGCCGGCTGAGCCTGGCGGGCCTGCGGATCGTCATCGATTGCGCCAATGGCGCCGCCTACAAGGTGGCGCCCGTGGTGCTGTACGAACTGGGCGCCGAGGTCGTGAAGATCGGGGTCGATCCCAACGGGACCAATATCAACGAGGAGTGCGGCTCCACCCATCCCGAGGCCATGGTCCGGGCGGTGAAGGAGTTCCGCGCCGACATCGGCATCGCGCTCGACGGCGACGCCGACCGCCTGGTGATCTGCGACGAGAAGGGCCGCGTGGTCGACGGCGACCAGATCATGGCCATCATCGCCGACGCCTGGGCGAAGACGGACCGTCTGACCGGGGGCGGTGTGGTCGCTACGGTGATGTCGAACCTGGGCCTTGAGCGCTATCTCAACGCGCGCAGCCTGACGCTGGAGCGCACCGCCGTGGGCGACCGCGCCGTGATGGTCCGCATGCGCGAGGGAGGCTTCAACCTGGGCGGTGAGCAGTCGGGCCACATGATAATGTCCGACTTCTCCACGACTGGCGACGGCCTGCTGGCGGCCCTGCAGGTGCTGGCGGTGCTGAAGGAGAGCGGCCAGCCCATGAGCATGCTGGCACACCAGTTCGAGCCGGTTCCGCAGAAGCTGGAGAACGTCCGCTTCTCGGGCGGCAAGCCGCTGGAGACCGACCAGGTCAAGGAGGTCATCGCCGAGGCCGAGCTGCGCCTGAACGGCACGGGCCGGATCCTGGTCCGCGCTTCGGGCACCGAGCCGCTGATCCGGGTCATGGCCGAGGGCGACGACGAGAAGCTGGTCAGCCAGGTGGTCAGGGAAATCGTCGGTGCGGTGAAGAAGGCCGCGGCCTGA
- a CDS encoding adenosine deaminase, producing the protein MPDLEAFIRGLPKAELHLHIEGSLEPEQMFEFARRNGIELPFADVEAVRAAYAFSNLQDFLDIYYQGARVLLTERDFHDLALAYFRRVAEDGATHAEIFFDPQTHTERGVAFATVAEGLLAAMEEARTTLGVTSKLILCFLRHLSEEAAFETLNQARPYLDRIAGVGLDSSELGHPPSKFARVFAAAREQGLKLVAHAGEEGPPEYVREALDLLRVDRIDHGNRSLEDADLVKRLVAEAVPLTVCPLSNLKLCVVDELPSHPLKRMLRLGLKATINSDDPAYFGGYLAENWISTAHALGLTRDELVTLARNSFTGSFLTPGEIESRLVEVDLYAAAHAPA; encoded by the coding sequence ATGCCCGATCTCGAAGCGTTCATCCGCGGCCTGCCCAAGGCGGAACTCCACCTGCATATCGAGGGCAGCCTTGAGCCCGAGCAGATGTTCGAGTTCGCCCGGCGCAACGGGATCGAACTGCCCTTCGCCGATGTGGAGGCGGTGCGCGCGGCCTACGCCTTCTCCAACCTGCAGGACTTCCTGGACATCTACTATCAAGGCGCCCGGGTGCTGTTGACCGAGCGCGATTTCCACGATCTGGCCCTGGCCTATTTCCGCCGGGTGGCCGAGGACGGCGCCACCCACGCCGAGATCTTCTTCGATCCCCAGACCCATACCGAGCGGGGCGTCGCCTTCGCCACCGTGGCTGAAGGCCTGCTGGCGGCCATGGAGGAGGCCAGGACGACGCTCGGCGTCACCTCCAAGCTGATCCTCTGCTTCCTGCGCCACCTGTCCGAGGAAGCCGCCTTCGAGACCCTGAACCAGGCGCGGCCCTATCTGGACCGCATCGCCGGGGTGGGACTGGACTCATCGGAGCTGGGACATCCGCCCTCGAAATTCGCCCGGGTCTTCGCCGCCGCCCGCGAGCAGGGCCTGAAGCTCGTGGCCCATGCCGGCGAGGAGGGGCCGCCGGAGTATGTCCGCGAGGCGCTCGACCTGCTGCGCGTCGACCGCATCGACCACGGCAACCGCTCGCTTGAGGACGCCGACCTGGTGAAGCGTCTGGTCGCCGAGGCCGTGCCGCTCACGGTCTGCCCGCTCTCGAACCTGAAGCTCTGCGTGGTGGATGAGCTTCCGTCCCACCCTCTGAAGCGGATGCTTCGCCTGGGCCTCAAGGCCACGATCAATTCCGATGACCCGGCCTATTTCGGCGGCTATCTGGCCGAGAACTGGATCTCCACCGCCCATGCCCTGGGTCTTACCCGCGACGAGCTGGTGACCCTGGCCCGCAACAGCTTCACCGGCTCGTTCCTGACGCCCGGCGAGATCGAGAGCCGCCTCGTCGAGGTCGACCTCTACGCGGCGGCCCACGCCCCGGCCTAG
- a CDS encoding DUF2891 domain-containing protein, with protein MSSSSASELTPDLAAKFARLALGHVTKPYPYKLDHVMAGDEDVLAPRVLHPIFHGSFDWHSCVHGYWLLARLLRRFPDMAPAAEIRALFDANLTLDKAAGELAYLARPTSRGFERPYGWAWLLMLGAELERHDAAWGPNLRPLARAFADRFKAFLPLATYPIRTGAHGNTAFALSLASDYAAQVGDDELDRLIAATARGWYLADAGAPAWEPSGDDFLSPTLVEAECLRRILPATDFRIWFARFLPDAADRAPATLFTPPTVSDRTDGKIAHLDGLCLSRAWCWRSIAGSLDAADPVRAMALAAADQHLAAGLAHVAGDYMGEHWLATFALLALEAGDAPSR; from the coding sequence ATGTCCTCGTCTTCCGCTTCTGAGCTCACCCCCGACCTCGCCGCGAAGTTCGCGCGGCTGGCGCTGGGCCACGTCACCAAGCCCTATCCCTACAAGCTCGACCATGTGATGGCCGGCGACGAGGACGTACTGGCGCCCCGGGTGCTGCACCCGATCTTCCACGGCAGCTTTGACTGGCACTCCTGCGTCCACGGCTACTGGCTGCTGGCCCGGCTGCTGCGGCGGTTCCCGGACATGGCGCCCGCCGCCGAGATCCGCGCCCTGTTCGACGCCAACCTGACCCTCGACAAGGCGGCCGGCGAGCTGGCCTATCTGGCGCGCCCGACCAGCCGCGGCTTCGAGCGGCCCTATGGCTGGGCCTGGCTGTTGATGCTGGGGGCGGAGCTGGAACGGCACGACGCGGCCTGGGGTCCGAACCTGCGCCCGCTGGCCCGGGCCTTCGCCGACCGGTTCAAAGCCTTCCTGCCGCTGGCCACCTATCCGATCCGCACGGGGGCCCACGGCAACACCGCCTTCGCGCTCTCGCTGGCGTCGGACTACGCCGCGCAGGTCGGCGACGACGAGCTCGACCGGCTGATCGCGGCCACCGCCAGGGGCTGGTACCTGGCCGACGCCGGCGCCCCGGCCTGGGAGCCTAGCGGCGACGACTTCCTCTCCCCGACCCTGGTCGAGGCCGAGTGCCTGCGCCGCATCCTGCCGGCCACCGACTTCCGGATCTGGTTCGCGCGCTTCCTGCCCGACGCCGCTGATCGCGCGCCCGCCACCCTCTTCACCCCGCCCACGGTCAGCGATCGCACCGACGGCAAGATCGCCCACCTGGACGGACTCTGCCTCAGCCGCGCCTGGTGCTGGCGGTCGATCGCCGGATCCCTGGACGCCGCCGATCCGGTCCGCGCCATGGCGCTGGCCGCCGCCGACCAGCATCTCGCCGCGGGCCTGGCCCACGTCGCCGGCGACTATATGGGCGAGCACTGGCTGGCCACCTTCGCCCTGCTGGCGCTGGAGGCGGGCGACGCCCCCTCTCGCTAG
- a CDS encoding DUF979 domain-containing protein, protein MIGLELLYVIAGAFFAAIAVLSARDASNPKRFKNTAFWGLFAVCFLFGSHLPDLVNGLLVIAMVAVAGFGGLGQGAPATSSPEARRESAARLGNRLFLPALAIPATALAGTFLFKRPELASLVDPKQATLVSLILGVFVALAIAMPMLRARPVTPLQEGRRLLDTVGWAAVLPQMLAALGAVFAAAGVGTAIGALASEWLPDGSQLAAVAAYTFGMAIFTMIMGNAFAAFPVMTAGIGLPLIVVRFGGDPAIMGAIGMLSGFCGTLMTPMAANFNIVPAALLELTDRNGVIKAQVPTALLLLLANTALMYVLVFRF, encoded by the coding sequence ATGATCGGACTGGAGCTCCTCTACGTCATCGCCGGCGCCTTCTTCGCCGCCATAGCCGTTCTCAGCGCCCGCGACGCCAGCAATCCGAAGCGTTTCAAAAATACAGCGTTCTGGGGTCTGTTCGCTGTCTGCTTCCTGTTCGGTTCGCATCTGCCCGACCTGGTCAACGGCCTCTTGGTGATCGCCATGGTGGCGGTGGCCGGGTTCGGCGGCCTGGGCCAAGGCGCCCCGGCCACCAGCAGCCCCGAGGCGCGCCGCGAGAGCGCCGCGCGCTTGGGGAACAGGCTCTTCCTGCCGGCGCTCGCCATCCCCGCCACGGCGCTGGCCGGGACCTTCCTCTTCAAGCGGCCGGAACTGGCCAGCCTGGTCGATCCGAAACAGGCCACCCTGGTTTCGCTGATCCTGGGGGTCTTCGTGGCGCTGGCGATCGCCATGCCGATGCTGCGCGCCAGGCCGGTCACGCCGCTGCAGGAGGGCCGCCGCCTGCTCGACACGGTCGGCTGGGCCGCCGTCCTGCCGCAGATGCTGGCGGCCCTGGGCGCCGTCTTCGCCGCCGCCGGGGTCGGGACCGCCATCGGCGCCCTGGCTTCGGAGTGGCTGCCGGACGGGAGTCAGCTCGCGGCGGTGGCCGCCTACACCTTCGGCATGGCGATCTTCACCATGATCATGGGCAACGCCTTCGCCGCCTTCCCGGTGATGACCGCCGGGATCGGCCTGCCGCTGATCGTCGTCCGCTTCGGCGGCGACCCGGCGATCATGGGCGCCATCGGCATGCTGTCGGGGTTCTGCGGAACCCTGATGACCCCCATGGCGGCCAACTTCAACATCGTCCCCGCCGCCCTACTAGAGCTCACCGACCGCAACGGGGTCATCAAGGCCCAGGTCCCCACCGCCCTCCTCCTGCTGCTCGCCAACACGGCCCTGATGTATGTCCTCGTCTTCCGCTTCTGA
- a CDS encoding DUF969 domain-containing protein: protein MLSLIGIVIVVVGFMARLNPLLVVTVAALVTGVAGGMGPVEVVETFGKAFKENRYVSVVWVVLPVIGLLERAGLQERAKTLIGAIQAATVGRLLLLYFVLRQATAALGLTSLGGHAQMVRPLIAPMAEAAAETRYGQLADDTRQTIRAHTAAADNIALFFGEDIFIAIASILLIKGFLEQNGIIVEPLQLSVWAIPTAVCALAIHGTRLMLLDRRLARTLADAR from the coding sequence GTGCTGTCGCTGATCGGGATCGTCATCGTCGTTGTGGGCTTCATGGCCCGGCTCAATCCGCTGCTGGTGGTCACCGTGGCGGCCCTGGTCACCGGGGTGGCGGGCGGGATGGGGCCTGTGGAGGTGGTCGAGACCTTCGGCAAGGCCTTCAAGGAGAACCGCTATGTCAGCGTGGTCTGGGTGGTGCTGCCGGTCATCGGCCTGCTCGAGCGGGCCGGACTGCAGGAACGGGCCAAGACCCTGATCGGCGCGATCCAGGCGGCGACCGTCGGCCGGCTGCTGCTGCTCTATTTCGTCCTGCGCCAGGCGACGGCGGCGCTGGGCCTGACCTCCCTGGGCGGCCACGCCCAGATGGTCCGGCCGCTGATCGCGCCCATGGCCGAGGCCGCCGCCGAGACCCGCTACGGCCAGTTGGCCGACGACACCCGACAGACCATCCGCGCCCACACCGCGGCGGCCGACAATATCGCGCTGTTCTTCGGCGAGGACATCTTCATCGCCATCGCCTCGATCCTGCTGATCAAGGGCTTCCTGGAGCAGAACGGCATCATCGTTGAGCCGCTGCAGCTTTCGGTCTGGGCCATCCCGACCGCCGTCTGCGCCCTGGCCATCCACGGGACCCGGCTGATGCTGCTGGACCGGCGCCTGGCCCGCACCCTGGCGGATGCCCGATGA
- a CDS encoding DUF6886 family protein, which produces MPRLFHVSEEAGIARFAPRPPPSTDSGVEGDCVWAVDEDHLVNYLLPRDCPRITYGRGPKTTEADAERFLTGARRVVAFEAAWLERVKACTLRVYEMPVETFDLALGEAGYWISREAVIPLAERVGTDLIRTLLEAGAEVRVLQDFWPLSDAVAASSLEFSIIRKRNAFPRR; this is translated from the coding sequence GTGCCTAGGCTCTTCCACGTCAGCGAGGAGGCCGGCATCGCGCGGTTCGCCCCGCGGCCGCCGCCTTCGACGGATTCCGGCGTGGAGGGCGACTGCGTCTGGGCGGTGGATGAGGACCATCTGGTCAATTATCTGCTGCCCCGCGACTGCCCGCGCATCACCTATGGCCGGGGACCCAAGACCACCGAGGCCGACGCCGAGCGCTTCCTGACGGGCGCGCGGCGGGTGGTGGCCTTCGAGGCGGCCTGGCTGGAGCGGGTGAAGGCCTGCACCCTGCGCGTCTATGAGATGCCGGTTGAAACGTTCGACCTGGCCCTGGGCGAGGCCGGTTACTGGATATCGCGCGAGGCCGTGATCCCGCTCGCCGAACGGGTGGGGACGGACCTGATCCGGACCCTGCTCGAGGCGGGGGCCGAAGTTCGGGTGTTGCAGGATTTCTGGCCGCTCAGCGACGCCGTGGCGGCTTCCAGCCTCGAATTCTCCATCATCCGCAAGCGCAACGCCTTCCCCCGGCGTTGA
- a CDS encoding UDP-glucose/GDP-mannose dehydrogenase family protein has product MHVAMIGTGYVGLVSGACFADFGHTVTCIDKDASKIERLRGGGIPIYEPGLDLLVAQNVKAGRLSFDTEAAEAIHKADAVFIAVGTPSRRGDGHADLSYVYAAAKEIAGLLNGFTVIVTKSTVPVGTGDEIEKIIREARPDAQFAVVSNPEFLREGAAIEDFKRPDRVVVGTDDPRARAVMTELYRPLYLNETPIVFTTRRTSELIKYAANAFLALKITFINEIADLCEALGADVQQVARGIGLDKRIGNKFLNAGPGYGGSCFPKDTLALVRTATDAGSPVRLIETTVKVNDERKKNMAGKVSDALSGDLAGKTVGVLGLAFKPNTDDMRDAPSLDIIPALQAMGARVQAFDPESGHEARQLLRDVDFKDNPYDVAHDADVLVIITEWDQFRALDLDRVKLLMKAPVLVDLRNIYKPDEVRSRGFKYASIGRA; this is encoded by the coding sequence ATGCACGTCGCGATGATCGGAACCGGCTATGTGGGCCTGGTTAGCGGCGCCTGTTTCGCCGACTTCGGCCACACGGTCACCTGCATCGACAAGGACGCCAGCAAGATCGAGCGCCTGCGCGGCGGCGGCATCCCGATCTATGAACCGGGCCTCGACCTGCTGGTCGCCCAGAACGTCAAGGCCGGGCGCCTGTCCTTCGACACCGAGGCCGCCGAGGCGATCCACAAGGCCGACGCGGTGTTCATCGCCGTGGGCACGCCGTCGCGGCGCGGCGACGGGCATGCCGACCTTTCCTATGTCTATGCCGCGGCCAAGGAGATCGCCGGCCTGTTGAACGGCTTCACCGTCATCGTCACCAAGTCCACCGTGCCGGTCGGCACCGGCGACGAGATCGAGAAGATCATCCGCGAGGCCCGGCCCGACGCACAGTTCGCGGTGGTCTCCAATCCGGAGTTCCTGCGCGAGGGCGCGGCCATCGAGGACTTCAAGCGCCCCGACCGCGTGGTGGTCGGCACCGACGACCCGCGCGCCCGCGCGGTGATGACCGAGCTCTACCGCCCGCTCTATTTGAACGAGACGCCGATCGTCTTCACCACGCGGCGGACCAGCGAGCTGATCAAGTACGCGGCCAACGCCTTCCTGGCGCTGAAGATCACCTTCATCAACGAGATCGCCGACCTCTGCGAGGCGCTGGGCGCCGACGTGCAGCAGGTCGCCCGCGGCATCGGCCTGGACAAGCGGATCGGCAACAAGTTCCTCAACGCCGGCCCGGGATACGGCGGCTCCTGCTTCCCGAAGGACACGCTCGCCCTGGTGCGCACCGCCACCGACGCCGGCTCGCCCGTTCGGCTGATCGAGACCACGGTCAAGGTCAATGACGAGCGCAAGAAGAACATGGCCGGCAAGGTTTCCGACGCGCTCTCCGGCGACCTGGCCGGCAAGACGGTCGGGGTCCTGGGCCTGGCCTTCAAGCCCAATACCGACGACATGCGCGACGCCCCCAGCCTCGACATCATCCCTGCCCTGCAGGCCATGGGCGCCCGCGTCCAGGCCTTCGATCCCGAGAGCGGCCACGAGGCGCGCCAGCTCTTGCGCGACGTGGACTTCAAGGACAATCCCTATGACGTGGCCCACGATGCCGACGTCCTGGTGATCATCACCGAGTGGGACCAGTTCCGCGCCCTGGACCTCGACCGGGTGAAGCTGCTGATGAAGGCCCCCGTGCTGGTGGACCTGCGCAATATCTACAAGCCCGACGAGGTCCGCTCGCGGGGCTTCAAATACGCCAGCATCGGGCGTGCCTAG
- a CDS encoding phosphomannomutase/phosphoglucomutase, whose protein sequence is MLPVPRADLIPNTIEYENTPLVKATGFREYDARWMLGPDINLLGIEALGVGLGTYIQELGQTKIVVGHDYRSYSTSIKQALTLGLVSAGCEVVDIGLALSPTAYFAQFELDAPCVAMVTASHNENGWTGVKMGAERPLTFGPDEMGRLKEIVLGGLGQYKAGGSLTHVQGFAERFIADVSSRVNIKRPLKVVCACGNGTAGAFAAEALRRMGVAVVVEMDCELDWNFPRYNPNPEDHEMLQEMAKAVREFGADLALGFDGDGDRCGVVDNTGEEIFADKIGLMLARDLSELHKDATFVVDVKSTGLFATDPVLKKNGAKTVYWKTGHSYIKRKTAELGALAGFEKSGHFFFNDPIGRGYDCGLTAAAAILAMLDRNPDKKLSELKDALPIAYTSLTMSPHCADEVKYKVVEDVVAEYEALAKAGGTILGRKIVEVITVNGVRVALADGSWVLVRASSNKPEIVVVVESTQSDADMRALFREEVKPRLAKRPQVGAYNQEV, encoded by the coding sequence ATGCTGCCCGTTCCGCGCGCCGACCTGATCCCCAATACGATCGAGTACGAGAATACGCCGCTGGTGAAGGCCACCGGCTTCCGCGAATACGACGCGCGCTGGATGCTGGGGCCGGACATCAACCTGCTGGGCATCGAGGCCCTGGGCGTCGGCCTCGGGACCTATATCCAGGAACTGGGTCAGACCAAGATCGTGGTCGGCCACGACTACCGCTCCTACTCGACATCGATCAAGCAGGCCCTGACGCTCGGCCTGGTCTCGGCCGGCTGCGAGGTGGTCGACATCGGCCTGGCCCTGTCCCCCACCGCCTACTTCGCCCAGTTCGAACTGGACGCCCCCTGCGTGGCCATGGTCACCGCCAGCCACAACGAGAACGGCTGGACCGGGGTGAAGATGGGCGCGGAACGGCCCCTGACCTTCGGCCCCGACGAGATGGGCCGGCTGAAGGAGATCGTGCTGGGCGGCCTGGGTCAGTACAAGGCCGGCGGCTCCCTGACCCATGTCCAAGGCTTCGCCGAACGCTTCATCGCCGACGTCTCCAGCCGGGTGAACATCAAGCGCCCGCTTAAGGTGGTCTGCGCCTGCGGCAACGGCACGGCCGGCGCCTTCGCCGCCGAGGCCCTGCGCCGGATGGGCGTGGCCGTGGTCGTCGAGATGGACTGCGAGCTCGACTGGAACTTCCCGCGCTACAACCCCAATCCCGAAGACCACGAGATGCTGCAGGAGATGGCCAAGGCGGTGCGCGAATTCGGCGCCGACCTGGCCCTGGGCTTCGACGGCGACGGCGACCGCTGCGGCGTGGTGGACAACACCGGCGAGGAGATCTTCGCCGACAAGATCGGCCTGATGCTGGCCCGCGACCTGTCGGAGCTGCACAAGGACGCGACCTTCGTGGTCGATGTGAAGTCGACCGGCCTGTTCGCCACCGATCCGGTGCTCAAGAAGAACGGCGCCAAGACCGTCTACTGGAAGACCGGCCACAGCTACATCAAGCGCAAGACCGCCGAGCTGGGCGCCCTGGCCGGCTTCGAGAAGAGCGGCCACTTCTTCTTCAACGACCCCATCGGGCGCGGCTACGACTGCGGCCTGACGGCGGCCGCGGCGATCCTGGCGATGCTGGACCGCAACCCGGACAAGAAGCTGTCGGAACTGAAGGACGCCCTGCCGATCGCCTACACCTCGCTCACCATGTCGCCCCACTGCGCCGACGAGGTGAAGTACAAGGTCGTCGAGGACGTGGTGGCCGAGTACGAGGCTTTGGCCAAGGCCGGCGGCACGATCCTGGGCCGCAAGATCGTCGAGGTGATCACCGTCAACGGCGTCCGCGTGGCGCTGGCGGACGGCTCCTGGGTCCTGGTCCGCGCCTCGTCCAACAAGCCCGAGATCGTGGTGGTGGTGGAGAGCACGCAGTCGGACGCCGACATGCGCGCCCTGTTCCGGGAAGAGGTTAAGCCGCGCCTGGCCAAGCGGCCGCAGGTCGGCGCCTACAACCAGGAAGTCTGA